A stretch of Sphingorhabdus sp. YGSMI21 DNA encodes these proteins:
- the lexA gene encoding transcriptional repressor LexA: MLTQKQHELLCFIDDRLKDSGVSPSFEEMKEALGLKSKSGIHRLISALEERHFIRRLPNRARALEVLKLPEGGVHEAEPSNVVALHPETPVREVISNPAPAANNDVLEIPLHGRIAAGAPIEAMEGQSALSVPAALLGPGEHYALEVSGDSMIDAGILDGDYALIQKTEVARDGEIVVALIHDEEATLKYLHKDGVRVRLDPANPAYEPQIYGAGEVRIQGKMAGLLRRY; the protein is encoded by the coding sequence ATGCTCACGCAAAAGCAACATGAACTTCTCTGTTTCATCGATGACAGGCTGAAGGATAGCGGCGTTTCCCCCTCGTTCGAGGAAATGAAGGAAGCGCTCGGGCTCAAGTCCAAGTCGGGCATTCACCGGCTGATCAGCGCGCTTGAGGAGCGGCACTTCATCCGCCGCCTGCCCAACCGGGCGCGCGCTTTGGAAGTGTTGAAATTGCCCGAGGGCGGCGTGCACGAGGCGGAGCCATCCAATGTCGTTGCGCTGCACCCGGAAACGCCGGTGCGCGAAGTGATCTCCAATCCCGCTCCGGCCGCCAATAATGATGTGCTGGAAATTCCGTTGCACGGACGGATCGCCGCCGGCGCTCCGATCGAGGCGATGGAAGGCCAGTCGGCGCTCAGCGTCCCTGCCGCCCTGCTCGGCCCCGGCGAACATTATGCGCTGGAAGTATCCGGCGATTCGATGATCGACGCCGGTATCCTCGATGGCGATTATGCGCTGATCCAGAAAACCGAAGTGGCGCGCGACGGCGAGATTGTCGTCGCCCTGATCCATGATGAAGAAGCCACGCTGAAATATCTGCACAAGGACGGTGTCCGGGTGCGGCTTGATCCCGCCAACCCTGCCTATGAACCGCAGATCTACGGCGCGGGCGAAGTGCGCATTCAGGGCAAGATGGCCGGATTGCTGCGCCGCTACTGA
- a CDS encoding ComEC/Rec2 family competence protein: MQLEKERDQLPLWVPVALGCGIAAWYNLANSAWWLAFICLCGGIALFAVTSGGGMRLGKALFWFALLAAAGCALVWFRSWSVAAPVLARPIVTTFNAAIERVEPVLARDMVRLTLRTGENSGLPPRVRVNVPLDRAGPDLQDGALIQLRARLMPPAMPALPGAYDFSERAWFQGLGATGQALGELRLLRAADPVFALSRYRQRLSAHVQSRMAGAAGAIGATLATGDRGAIDEADAEAMRRSGLAHLLSISGLHVTAVVGAIYLLVLKTLALSPALALRFRLPIVAAACAALAAVAYTLMTGAQVPTIRACVAALLVLVALMMGRSAITLRMVAAGALFVLIFWPESLVGPSFQLSFAAVTAIIALHEHPRIKALLMLREESLMRRAGRFVFALFLTGLVVEIALMPIALYHFHKAGLYGALANIVAIPLTTFVIMPLEALALLLDSVGLGAPVWWLCEQALSSLIALAHFVSSRPGAVTMLPTMKVIAFALVLLGGLWLCLWRERWRYWGLVPLLLGGLVIATTRAPDLYITGDGRHVAIRNEQGELAMLRRRSGDFIREMIRENAGIEGESQALEDWPNATCNGDSCLATVSAGGRDWQILATRSGHYIPALALAAACRRADIVVSDRRLPDSCRPRWLKADRSLLSQVGGMTIDLENRKITTALGWTGRHIWTRYRPAASGDATSGDRDQ; this comes from the coding sequence ATGCAGCTCGAGAAGGAGCGGGACCAGCTGCCTCTCTGGGTGCCGGTGGCGCTCGGCTGCGGCATTGCCGCCTGGTATAATCTCGCAAATAGCGCCTGGTGGCTGGCTTTCATCTGCCTGTGCGGCGGGATTGCCCTGTTTGCAGTGACCAGCGGAGGCGGCATGCGGCTCGGCAAGGCGCTGTTCTGGTTCGCGCTGCTGGCGGCGGCCGGCTGCGCACTGGTCTGGTTTCGATCGTGGAGCGTCGCCGCTCCGGTGCTGGCACGACCGATTGTTACCACGTTCAATGCCGCGATCGAACGGGTCGAACCGGTATTGGCGCGTGATATGGTCCGGCTGACGCTGCGCACCGGTGAAAATTCGGGGTTGCCGCCACGCGTACGGGTGAACGTGCCGCTGGATCGGGCCGGTCCCGATTTGCAGGACGGCGCCCTGATCCAACTGCGCGCGCGGCTGATGCCGCCGGCGATGCCGGCCTTGCCCGGTGCCTATGATTTTTCCGAGCGCGCCTGGTTTCAGGGGCTCGGCGCGACCGGGCAGGCGCTGGGAGAACTCCGGCTATTGCGCGCTGCGGACCCGGTTTTCGCGCTGTCCCGATACCGGCAGCGGCTTTCGGCCCATGTCCAGTCGCGGATGGCGGGTGCCGCCGGTGCGATCGGCGCCACCCTGGCCACCGGCGATCGCGGCGCTATTGACGAAGCGGATGCCGAAGCGATGCGGCGCAGCGGGCTGGCGCACTTGCTCTCGATCAGCGGGCTGCATGTGACCGCGGTGGTCGGCGCGATCTATCTGCTGGTGCTCAAGACGCTTGCCTTGTCGCCTGCGCTGGCGCTGCGTTTCCGGCTGCCGATCGTCGCGGCGGCCTGCGCGGCGCTGGCGGCGGTCGCCTATACGCTGATGACCGGAGCGCAGGTGCCGACGATCCGAGCCTGCGTCGCCGCCTTGCTGGTGCTGGTGGCGCTGATGATGGGGCGCAGCGCAATCACCTTGCGGATGGTAGCAGCGGGCGCGCTGTTCGTGCTGATATTCTGGCCCGAATCGCTGGTCGGACCCAGTTTTCAGCTTAGTTTTGCGGCGGTGACGGCGATCATCGCGTTGCACGAGCATCCGCGGATCAAGGCGCTGCTGATGCTGCGCGAGGAAAGCCTGATGCGCCGCGCCGGACGGTTCGTCTTTGCCCTGTTCCTGACCGGTCTGGTGGTGGAAATCGCGCTGATGCCGATCGCGCTCTACCATTTTCACAAGGCCGGGCTCTATGGCGCCTTGGCCAATATCGTCGCCATCCCGCTGACGACTTTTGTGATCATGCCACTGGAGGCGCTGGCTTTGCTATTGGACAGCGTGGGTCTTGGCGCGCCGGTCTGGTGGTTGTGCGAACAGGCCTTGAGCAGCCTGATCGCGCTGGCCCATTTTGTGTCGAGCAGGCCCGGCGCGGTGACGATGCTGCCGACCATGAAGGTGATCGCATTCGCGCTGGTGCTGCTCGGCGGACTGTGGCTTTGCCTGTGGCGGGAGCGCTGGCGCTATTGGGGGCTGGTCCCGCTGCTGCTCGGCGGGCTGGTCATCGCCACCACCCGCGCGCCCGATCTCTATATCACCGGTGACGGGCGCCATGTCGCAATCCGTAACGAGCAGGGCGAGTTGGCGATGTTGCGCCGCCGCAGCGGCGACTTCATCCGCGAAATGATCCGCGAAAATGCAGGTATCGAAGGGGAATCGCAGGCGCTGGAAGACTGGCCGAACGCCACGTGCAATGGTGACAGCTGTCTGGCGACCGTATCGGCCGGCGGACGAGACTGGCAGATATTGGCGACGCGCAGCGGTCACTATATCCCGGCGCTCGCGCTGGCGGCTGCCTGTCGCCGCGCCGATATCGTGGTCAGCGACCGCCGGCTCCCGGACAGTTGCCGGCCGCGCTGGCTGAAGGCCGACCGCAGCCTGCTGTCGCAGGTTGGCGGCATGACCATCGATCTGGAGAACAGAAAAATAACCACCGCGCTAGGCTGGACCGGCAGGCATATATGGACCCGCTATAGGCCCGCCGCGAGTGGAGACGCGACCAGCGGCGACCGCGATCAGTAG
- the gltX gene encoding glutamate--tRNA ligase translates to MVVTRFAPSPTGFLHIGGARTAMFNWLFARHHGGKALLRIEDTDKARSTQEAIDAISEGLDWLGLDWDGKTVFQSERAERHAEVAHELLASGNAYKCFATQEELAAMREQQRAEKKPMRYDGRWRDRDPSEAPEGAPYAIRLKTETAGKVTIADMVQGDVSVQNSEIDDFILLRSDGTPTYMLAVVVDDHDMGVTHLIRGDDHLNNAFRQLALIRAMGWDEPAYAHIPLIHGNDGAKLSKRHGALGVEAYRDMGILSDAMFNYLLRLGWGHGDDEIISREQAIEWFDLSGVGKSPSRFDTKKLQNLNGHYMREAADNDLVRLATPWIEQDLGRPLALSETELLGQAMPVLKSRAKNLVELAGSSLFLFKKRPLGLDERAENLLDADARTLLKSIHLGLTDLEDWTLEATEEVIKAIAESAELGLGKLAQPMRAALTGSTSSPGIFDVLILLGKEESLGRLADQIEKT, encoded by the coding sequence ATGGTCGTAACCCGCTTTGCCCCCTCCCCGACCGGGTTCCTGCATATCGGCGGCGCCCGCACCGCCATGTTCAACTGGCTGTTTGCCCGCCATCATGGCGGAAAAGCGCTGTTGCGTATCGAGGACACAGACAAAGCGCGCTCCACCCAGGAAGCGATCGATGCCATTTCAGAAGGCCTGGACTGGCTGGGTCTCGACTGGGACGGCAAAACGGTGTTCCAGTCCGAACGCGCGGAACGCCATGCCGAAGTCGCCCACGAACTGCTGGCATCGGGCAATGCCTATAAATGTTTCGCAACCCAGGAAGAGCTGGCCGCCATGCGCGAGCAGCAGCGGGCCGAGAAAAAACCGATGCGCTACGACGGCCGCTGGCGCGACCGAGATCCGTCGGAGGCGCCGGAGGGCGCGCCTTATGCGATCCGCCTGAAAACCGAAACCGCCGGCAAGGTCACCATTGCCGATATGGTCCAGGGCGATGTCTCGGTGCAGAATAGCGAGATCGACGATTTCATCCTGCTGCGCTCGGATGGCACGCCAACCTATATGCTTGCCGTCGTTGTCGACGATCATGACATGGGCGTCACCCATCTGATTCGCGGCGACGATCATCTCAACAATGCCTTTCGCCAGCTGGCGCTGATCCGCGCGATGGGCTGGGACGAGCCCGCCTATGCCCATATCCCGCTGATCCACGGCAATGACGGGGCGAAATTGTCCAAGCGGCACGGCGCGCTGGGCGTCGAGGCCTATCGCGACATGGGGATCCTGTCGGATGCGATGTTCAACTATCTGCTGCGGCTCGGCTGGGGCCATGGCGATGACGAAATCATCTCGCGGGAACAGGCGATAGAATGGTTCGACCTGTCTGGCGTCGGCAAATCCCCCTCGCGTTTCGACACCAAGAAGCTGCAAAATTTGAACGGCCATTACATGCGCGAAGCGGCCGATAATGATCTGGTTCGCCTCGCGACACCCTGGATTGAACAGGATTTGGGCAGGCCTCTGGCGTTATCGGAGACGGAATTGCTGGGTCAGGCGATGCCGGTTTTGAAAAGCCGGGCGAAAAATCTGGTCGAATTGGCCGGATCCAGTCTTTTTCTCTTTAAAAAACGCCCACTTGGCCTCGACGAACGGGCAGAAAATCTGCTAGACGCTGACGCACGGACGCTGCTTAAATCGATTCACCTTGGCTTGACCGATCTGGAAGACTGGACGCTCGAGGCAACGGAAGAAGTCATAAAAGCGATCGCGGAGTCTGCCGAATTGGGGTTGGGAAAGCTCGCACAACCTATGCGAGCGGCACTGACAGGAAGTACCAGTTCACCCGGAATTTTTGACGTCCTGATACTTCTCGGCAAAGAGGAATCATTGGGACGTCTTGCAGATCAAATAGAAAAAACCTGA